In a single window of the Roseiconus lacunae genome:
- a CDS encoding ABC transporter ATP-binding protein — MAGYVEMYRLGKTYDTPNGPAIIVEDFNLNMAKGEYVCLLGHSGCGKSTVLTMVAGLNPITTGGVVVANHEIDGPGPDRGVVFQSPCLMPWMTALENVLLGVNQVYPHGTKSQRHDIAAYYLTLVGLGNSLHTRASSLSQGMQQRVGIARAFALKPNMLLLDEPFGMLDSLTRMELQEILLEILVRDKVTTLMITHDVDEALFMSDRVVMMTNGPRARVGRVFEMPFQRPRIRAEVLDHPDYYDLRGDMIEFLEEQDHKKLKADAEKLEAKKRAEAEAAIA; from the coding sequence ATGGCTGGATACGTCGAAATGTACCGTCTGGGCAAAACCTACGACACGCCCAACGGTCCGGCGATCATCGTCGAAGACTTCAACTTGAACATGGCGAAGGGCGAGTACGTCTGTCTGCTCGGCCATAGTGGCTGTGGGAAAAGTACCGTGCTAACCATGGTCGCGGGACTGAATCCGATCACGACCGGAGGCGTCGTGGTCGCCAATCACGAGATTGATGGTCCCGGACCAGATCGCGGTGTTGTTTTCCAATCACCCTGTTTGATGCCTTGGATGACCGCGTTGGAAAATGTGTTGCTTGGGGTCAATCAAGTTTATCCCCACGGAACCAAATCACAGCGTCACGACATCGCCGCTTATTACCTAACATTGGTCGGACTCGGCAACAGTCTTCACACCCGCGCCAGTTCGCTGAGCCAGGGGATGCAACAACGTGTCGGGATCGCTCGGGCGTTCGCACTCAAACCGAACATGTTGCTGCTCGATGAACCGTTCGGCATGCTCGATTCGTTAACCCGTATGGAGCTTCAGGAGATCCTCTTGGAAATTCTTGTCCGCGATAAAGTCACCACATTGATGATCACGCACGACGTCGATGAGGCGTTATTCATGAGCGATCGCGTCGTGATGATGACCAACGGACCTCGGGCCCGAGTTGGGCGTGTGTTTGAAATGCCATTCCAACGTCCCCGCATTCGGGCTGAGGTGTTGGACCACCCCGACTACTATGACTTGCGTGGTGACATGATCGAGTTCTTGGAAGAACAAGATCATAAAAAACTCAAAGCGGACGCCGAGAAGCTGGAAGCGAAAAAGCGAGCCGAAGCGGAAGCGGCAATCGCATGA
- a CDS encoding molybdopterin oxidoreductase family protein — protein sequence MTRELLLHPGRHGLGMTPDAMQADSTTTATCGYCATGCGLRLHVREGEAIGLTPETDYPVNLGMACPKGWEALEVLNSENRATHPLLREPDGRMQQVTWDTALTTFTKRFKEIQAKYGNESVAFLSTGQIVCEEMAFLGALAKFGMGILHGDGNTRQCMATAVTAYKQSLGFDSPPYTYEDFEQSDCLVFIGANPCIGHPIMWERVLRNQKSPEIIVVDPRRTETAMASSQHLQLRPKSDLALLYAITNHLIAANLIDYDFVNANTEGFEELAAHVSEFTPEVVSDRCGISVLDIRRAAESIGRANAASLWWTMGVNQSYEGTRVAQAIINIALITGNFGRPGTGANSITGQCNAMGSRLWSNTTNLLGHYRFESDQDRDRVANNLGIDVDRIPNQGSWAYDEIVEGIRQGKIKGLWVIATNPAHSWIHRGDFRELLDQLEFLVVQDMYDQTETAKHADLVLPAAGWGEKVGTFINSERRYGLVKKVRKAPGEALADFQIFRAIAAYWGVGDLFSEWTEPEAVFRILQRLSEHRPNDITGIDGYAQLDACGGIQWPYTKAEAEEQSPPRQQRRLFSDGIFFHESGKAKLIVDQVFPMPEPPDENYPFLLLTGRGTVSQWHTQTRTENSKVLRKLYPQQPYVEIHPRDAQSIGVVNGDVVNVRSRRGSINVTSMVTPTVQRGQVFIPMHYRIVNELTLAHFDPHSHQPSYKDCAVQISRETS from the coding sequence ATGACTCGTGAGTTGCTGCTTCATCCCGGGCGTCACGGACTGGGGATGACGCCTGACGCTATGCAGGCCGATTCGACGACCACCGCGACATGTGGTTATTGTGCGACGGGTTGTGGATTGCGTTTGCACGTTCGCGAAGGCGAAGCGATCGGCTTGACTCCCGAAACCGACTATCCGGTGAATTTAGGGATGGCATGCCCCAAGGGCTGGGAGGCCTTGGAGGTGCTGAATTCTGAAAATCGTGCCACGCACCCGCTGCTACGCGAACCCGACGGACGTATGCAGCAAGTCACATGGGATACCGCCCTGACGACGTTTACCAAGCGTTTCAAGGAAATCCAGGCCAAGTATGGAAACGAATCGGTGGCCTTCCTGAGCACCGGACAAATTGTGTGTGAGGAAATGGCATTCCTCGGCGCACTCGCAAAATTCGGCATGGGGATTTTGCACGGTGATGGCAATACGCGGCAGTGCATGGCCACTGCGGTCACAGCGTACAAACAATCGCTGGGCTTCGATTCGCCACCGTATACCTACGAAGATTTCGAACAGAGCGATTGCTTGGTATTCATCGGCGCCAACCCATGTATCGGTCATCCGATCATGTGGGAACGGGTGCTCCGCAATCAAAAGTCACCCGAGATCATCGTCGTCGATCCAAGGCGAACCGAAACGGCGATGGCATCATCTCAGCACCTACAGCTTCGCCCCAAAAGTGACTTGGCATTGCTTTATGCGATCACCAATCATTTGATCGCGGCGAATTTGATCGACTACGACTTCGTCAACGCGAACACCGAAGGCTTCGAAGAACTTGCCGCTCACGTTTCCGAATTCACACCTGAAGTCGTTTCCGATCGTTGTGGCATCTCGGTGCTCGATATTCGCCGGGCCGCGGAATCGATCGGACGAGCCAATGCCGCGTCACTTTGGTGGACCATGGGGGTCAATCAAAGTTACGAAGGTACACGAGTCGCACAAGCGATCATCAACATCGCTTTGATCACTGGTAACTTCGGACGTCCCGGGACCGGAGCGAACAGCATCACCGGCCAATGCAATGCGATGGGATCGCGACTTTGGAGTAACACGACGAATCTACTGGGGCACTATCGATTCGAATCTGACCAAGATAGGGACCGAGTTGCCAACAACCTTGGGATCGACGTCGACCGAATTCCCAATCAAGGCAGCTGGGCCTATGACGAAATCGTCGAAGGCATCCGTCAAGGAAAAATCAAAGGGCTGTGGGTGATCGCGACCAATCCCGCACATTCTTGGATCCATCGTGGTGACTTTCGAGAATTGCTTGACCAGCTGGAGTTTCTTGTTGTCCAGGACATGTACGACCAGACAGAAACGGCCAAGCACGCAGACCTCGTCTTACCCGCCGCCGGTTGGGGCGAAAAGGTAGGAACGTTCATCAATAGCGAGCGCCGCTACGGCTTGGTTAAAAAGGTTCGTAAGGCCCCCGGTGAGGCTCTCGCAGATTTTCAAATCTTTCGAGCCATCGCTGCCTACTGGGGAGTCGGCGATCTATTTTCCGAATGGACAGAACCGGAGGCGGTCTTTCGGATCCTTCAACGACTGAGCGAGCATCGCCCGAATGACATCACCGGTATCGACGGATACGCCCAGCTCGACGCCTGTGGAGGAATTCAGTGGCCGTATACCAAGGCCGAGGCGGAAGAACAATCGCCCCCACGTCAACAGCGTCGCTTGTTTTCCGACGGCATCTTCTTTCACGAAAGCGGCAAAGCGAAACTGATCGTCGATCAGGTTTTCCCGATGCCCGAACCGCCGGACGAAAACTATCCGTTTCTGTTGCTGACCGGACGAGGCACCGTCAGCCAGTGGCATACGCAAACTCGCACAGAAAACAGCAAAGTTCTTCGCAAGCTGTATCCGCAACAGCCGTACGTCGAGATACACCCTCGGGACGCTCAATCGATCGGTGTCGTCAACGGTGATGTCGTCAACGTCAGGTCTCGACGTGGGTCGATCAACGTTACCAGCATGGTCACGCCGACAGTCCAACGGGGGCAAGTCTTTATCCCGATGCACTATCGCATCGTCAACGAACTGACTCTCGCGCACTTTGATCCGCACTCGCACCAACCGAGCTACAAGGACTGCGCCGTCCAGATAAGTAGGGAAACATCCTGA
- a CDS encoding ABC transporter permease, which yields MNWRGNALKFCNVAGLPIVEPFIRLAAGEDVKEQFKSISKFILLPIAAIATFLFLWNAAAKTVVTDSMKLPSPSETWSAGTELFAMHQAQRAADKEQKQEKITEAIQLIAKANYLTAQAESADGERQEKLLANALVLKKKAVQAANYRPSSAPTFVDQIFTSLKTVFVGFVIATLIAVPIGVLCGMNPWCNAALTPFIQVFKPVSPLAWLPLAFLIIVWAYSGTKPGETFFEKAFLISAVTVSLCSLWPTLVNTTLGVASVDKDYMNVARVLKLSWSQQLFKIILPASLPLMFAGLRISLGVGWMVLIAADMLAQNPGLGKFVWDEFQNGSSQTYARIAFSVIIIGVIGLLLDRVMIFLRNLVSFGNPQAA from the coding sequence ATGAATTGGCGAGGAAACGCGCTTAAGTTTTGTAACGTCGCGGGGCTGCCCATCGTTGAGCCTTTCATTCGATTGGCTGCCGGCGAAGACGTCAAAGAACAGTTCAAGAGCATTAGTAAATTTATCTTGCTTCCAATTGCCGCCATCGCGACGTTCCTCTTCCTGTGGAACGCGGCAGCCAAGACGGTGGTCACCGACAGCATGAAACTCCCCAGCCCATCGGAAACGTGGTCTGCGGGGACAGAGTTGTTTGCGATGCACCAAGCGCAACGAGCCGCCGACAAAGAACAGAAACAGGAGAAGATCACCGAAGCGATTCAATTGATCGCGAAAGCAAACTATCTGACCGCCCAAGCGGAATCGGCTGACGGAGAGCGTCAGGAGAAACTGCTCGCCAATGCGTTGGTCCTCAAGAAAAAAGCAGTCCAAGCGGCGAACTATCGTCCGTCAAGCGCGCCTACGTTTGTCGATCAGATCTTCACGAGTTTGAAAACCGTCTTTGTTGGGTTTGTGATCGCCACCTTGATCGCCGTTCCGATCGGTGTTCTGTGTGGGATGAACCCTTGGTGCAACGCGGCACTGACACCCTTCATCCAAGTTTTCAAACCTGTCAGCCCGCTTGCCTGGCTACCGTTGGCGTTCCTGATCATCGTCTGGGCATACTCGGGGACGAAACCCGGCGAGACGTTTTTCGAGAAGGCATTTTTGATCTCTGCCGTCACGGTTTCGCTGTGTTCGCTTTGGCCAACTTTGGTGAACACGACACTAGGGGTTGCGAGCGTCGATAAGGACTACATGAATGTCGCTCGCGTATTGAAATTGTCATGGAGTCAGCAGCTGTTCAAGATCATCTTGCCGGCGAGTCTGCCGCTAATGTTCGCCGGTCTTCGTATTAGCCTTGGCGTTGGTTGGATGGTCTTAATCGCCGCCGACATGCTGGCACAGAACCCAGGACTGGGAAAGTTCGTTTGGGATGAATTTCAAAACGGCAGTAGCCAAACGTACGCCCGGATCGCTTTCAGTGTGATCATCATCGGCGTGATCGGATTGTTGCTCGATCGGGTGATGATTTTCCTTCGGAACCTTGTCAGTTTCGGCAACCCGCAAGCCGCCTAA
- a CDS encoding ABC transporter ATP-binding protein has product MSTVVLDRPRPKSAARPVAPEPLIAMRNVCKGYGSGVTRNEVLTNINLNLRPGEFLAVVGFSGSGKTTLTKLLAGLETPDSGEIVMENQVITEPSQERGIVFQNYSLLPWLTVRGNISLSVDRVFRHWSKAQRREHTDKFIEMVGLSHAVHRRPHELSGGMRQRVSLARTLAMKPKVLLLDEPLSALDALTRATMQDEILKIWEEERQTCLLITNDVDEAILLADRIVPLNPGPNASLGPAFTVELDRPRVKTELNHNETFKGLRNAITNYLVAVRQKSREDQASASQTSPIELPDLKPRSLALPRKAILNSPV; this is encoded by the coding sequence ATGAGTACCGTCGTTCTCGATCGACCGCGTCCCAAATCTGCCGCGCGTCCGGTGGCTCCCGAGCCGCTGATCGCGATGCGAAACGTTTGCAAAGGCTATGGCAGTGGCGTCACAAGAAACGAAGTCTTAACGAATATCAACTTGAATCTCCGGCCCGGTGAATTCCTCGCGGTTGTCGGATTTTCCGGTAGTGGCAAAACCACGCTGACAAAGTTACTGGCGGGATTGGAAACACCCGACAGCGGTGAGATCGTGATGGAGAATCAGGTCATCACCGAACCAAGTCAAGAGCGTGGAATTGTCTTTCAGAATTACTCGTTGCTGCCTTGGTTAACGGTTCGGGGAAACATCTCCCTCTCGGTTGATCGCGTTTTTCGGCACTGGAGTAAAGCACAGCGACGTGAACACACCGACAAGTTCATTGAAATGGTGGGGCTATCGCATGCGGTTCATCGTCGGCCACATGAGCTTTCCGGCGGGATGCGGCAACGAGTCTCGTTAGCGCGAACGCTGGCAATGAAACCGAAAGTGTTGTTGCTCGATGAGCCACTCTCGGCACTCGACGCATTAACCCGGGCGACGATGCAAGACGAAATTCTGAAGATCTGGGAAGAGGAGCGGCAAACCTGTCTGCTGATCACGAACGATGTTGACGAAGCAATCTTGCTGGCCGATCGGATCGTCCCCCTGAATCCAGGTCCGAACGCTTCCTTGGGACCTGCGTTTACAGTCGAACTCGATCGGCCTCGCGTCAAAACCGAATTGAATCACAACGAGACGTTCAAAGGACTTCGCAACGCGATCACCAACTATCTCGTCGCGGTACGTCAAAAATCCCGGGAGGACCAGGCGTCGGCGTCACAGACGTCTCCGATCGAACTCCCCGATCTCAAGCCACGGAGTTTGGCTTTGCCACGGAAGGCGATTTTGAACTCACCGGTCTAA
- a CDS encoding DmsC/YnfH family molybdoenzyme membrane anchor subunit — protein sequence MATALPVVNRQPDFLGRLLEEQQQLTAVEAFSDWHTQHSDYEPAQEKYYRNLIPLAAPSTGEQFAFEVNLDACSGCKACVVACHTLNGLEEDESWRRVGTLMIGDESENLPAAIQHVTTACHHCEDPGCLNGCPVKAYDKDPVTGIVRHLDDQCIGCKYCTMMCPYEVPRYSDRLGIVRKCDMCHQRLSVGEAPACVQSCPNEAIRISIVSTETPEDRSEAVVPSAPPSAITQPTTRFVSARTLDCTNAVPQDKNFDEVAESHWPLAVMLVMTQIAVGMLLTEAIVAGMLAITGTVVPTAVTLATALLAFAIANVGLGIAPMHLGQPLRMWRVFLGLRTSWLSREAVVLGKFMGTLAFGIGLVGLPVIWSYIPALIQAWIPRDYIPDWLGRAVLLAAIPMGVAGLYCSAMIYIATQRRLWRKQRTLPRFFGTMLATGPQLTAVVFAASGFHKTAITLTLVAIALSCWKLSLESRVYLRGGNDHDHYDQRSVRLIQKHLAGLAKARVGSFLAAMVLAGFGTIVLLGSHVLGSVLLAMAGSLLIAGENLERLLYFKSVVYDRMPGTL from the coding sequence ATGGCAACCGCCTTACCCGTCGTCAATCGACAACCCGATTTCCTCGGCCGACTGCTGGAAGAACAACAGCAGTTGACTGCGGTCGAAGCATTCAGCGACTGGCACACACAGCATTCGGATTACGAACCCGCTCAGGAAAAATACTATCGAAACCTGATCCCATTGGCGGCACCGTCTACGGGAGAGCAATTCGCCTTCGAGGTCAACCTGGATGCGTGCAGTGGATGCAAGGCTTGTGTTGTTGCTTGTCATACACTGAACGGGTTGGAAGAGGACGAATCTTGGCGTCGTGTCGGAACGCTGATGATCGGGGACGAATCAGAAAATCTTCCGGCCGCGATTCAACATGTCACGACCGCTTGCCACCACTGCGAAGACCCTGGCTGCTTGAACGGTTGTCCGGTCAAAGCGTATGACAAAGACCCGGTCACCGGCATTGTCCGACATCTCGATGATCAGTGCATCGGGTGCAAATATTGCACGATGATGTGTCCCTACGAGGTGCCTCGTTACAGTGATCGTTTGGGGATCGTTCGTAAGTGTGACATGTGCCACCAGCGTTTGTCGGTGGGTGAAGCACCGGCTTGTGTTCAATCGTGCCCCAACGAAGCGATCCGCATTTCGATTGTCTCGACCGAGACGCCGGAGGATCGGTCAGAAGCGGTTGTGCCATCGGCGCCGCCATCGGCGATCACCCAACCGACGACACGCTTCGTCTCCGCCCGCACACTCGATTGCACCAATGCGGTTCCTCAAGACAAAAACTTTGACGAAGTTGCCGAAAGCCACTGGCCACTAGCGGTGATGCTGGTGATGACTCAGATTGCCGTTGGCATGTTACTGACCGAAGCAATTGTGGCAGGCATGTTGGCGATCACAGGGACGGTGGTCCCGACCGCGGTCACACTGGCAACGGCACTTCTGGCGTTTGCGATCGCAAATGTCGGTTTGGGAATCGCCCCGATGCACCTCGGGCAACCGTTGCGGATGTGGCGAGTCTTTTTGGGACTGAGAACGAGTTGGCTGAGCCGAGAAGCCGTTGTGCTAGGAAAGTTCATGGGGACGCTAGCGTTTGGAATCGGCCTGGTCGGATTGCCGGTAATTTGGAGCTACATCCCGGCGCTGATTCAAGCTTGGATTCCCCGGGACTACATCCCGGATTGGCTCGGCCGCGCCGTCTTATTGGCAGCGATTCCGATGGGAGTCGCCGGCTTGTACTGCAGTGCGATGATCTATATCGCGACGCAGCGACGTCTTTGGCGCAAGCAGCGGACGCTACCTCGATTCTTTGGAACGATGCTGGCCACTGGTCCTCAGTTGACTGCGGTGGTGTTTGCCGCATCGGGTTTCCATAAGACAGCGATCACGTTAACGCTCGTCGCGATCGCGCTGTCATGCTGGAAGCTTAGCCTGGAAAGTCGTGTCTATTTGCGCGGTGGAAACGATCACGATCACTACGATCAACGCAGTGTCCGACTGATTCAAAAGCACCTTGCCGGGCTAGCCAAGGCTCGCGTCGGAAGTTTTTTGGCGGCGATGGTGCTGGCCGGCTTTGGAACGATTGTCTTGCTCGGAAGCCATGTGCTGGGAAGTGTGCTACTCGCAATGGCGGGAAGTCTACTGATCGCCGGCGAAAATCTCGAACGCTTGCTTTACTTCAAGAGCGTTGTTTACGACCGCATGCCCGGAACCCTGTGA
- a CDS encoding NirA family protein: MSNDKGFSDEQKQFLSGFAFGTDVARAVSRLPVLSNSGGSGDNGTSITVGGKAEDTLPVGPEKIALIAQRETTKSGKKLCKEEQAKLEKNPLDMWDEMQARSDRGEFPKGTDVFLQKFHGLFYVAPAQDSFMCRMRLPGGLLHAWQLAGLADLSDRSAGGYLDVTTRANLQYREIPADQAMNILYGLRELDVVSLGSGGDNIRNCTASPLSGIDSQELIETIPFAKRMHHYILNSREMYGLPRKFNIAFDGGGTISALDDTNDIGFHAVRVNADRATEKFPEGVYFQLTLGGITGHKDFARPTGVLLRPDQCLSVAGAIVRVFVRHGDRTDRKKARLKYVLDDWGFDKFIAAVEEQLGMELPRFDDSLVEQSNVEDRLAHIGFHRQAQPGKQYVGVVLPVGRITSDQARGLAAIANDYGNGEIRLTVWQNLLIPFIDDADVERVQERLLELGLDYRASRFRAGLVACTGSGGCKFAAAETKTHAMQIADHLQSQFDLESPINIHLTGCHHSCAQHYIGDLGLLGCKVEKGDDMVDGYHVHVGGGWGQRQGIARLLFESVAFDEVPDLLAGIIRGYLDNRDQGESFIEFATRKTDDELKSLVAVTA, from the coding sequence ATGAGTAACGACAAAGGCTTTTCCGATGAACAAAAGCAATTCCTTTCTGGTTTTGCGTTTGGCACCGATGTCGCTCGGGCAGTCAGTCGGTTACCGGTCCTGAGCAACAGCGGAGGCAGCGGCGACAACGGCACCTCGATCACGGTGGGCGGAAAAGCGGAGGATACGCTTCCGGTTGGTCCAGAAAAGATCGCCTTGATCGCTCAGCGTGAAACGACAAAGTCAGGAAAAAAACTGTGTAAAGAAGAGCAAGCAAAGCTCGAGAAGAATCCGCTTGACATGTGGGACGAAATGCAAGCTCGCAGTGACCGAGGCGAGTTTCCAAAAGGAACCGATGTGTTCCTGCAAAAATTTCATGGCTTGTTTTATGTGGCGCCGGCCCAGGACAGTTTCATGTGCCGCATGCGGTTACCGGGTGGATTGTTACATGCTTGGCAACTTGCCGGACTCGCCGATCTGTCGGATCGTTCGGCAGGCGGATACCTGGACGTCACGACGAGGGCCAACCTCCAATATCGTGAGATCCCCGCCGACCAAGCGATGAATATCCTCTATGGATTGAGGGAGCTCGACGTCGTAAGTCTCGGATCCGGTGGCGACAACATTCGAAATTGCACCGCTAGCCCGCTTAGTGGCATCGATTCGCAAGAGTTGATCGAGACAATTCCGTTCGCAAAACGGATGCACCATTACATCCTCAATTCGCGGGAAATGTACGGACTGCCTCGTAAGTTCAACATCGCGTTTGACGGCGGCGGAACAATTAGTGCACTCGACGACACCAATGACATCGGCTTTCATGCCGTTCGCGTGAACGCCGATCGGGCCACCGAGAAGTTCCCCGAAGGTGTTTACTTTCAACTGACGCTCGGTGGCATCACCGGTCACAAAGATTTTGCCCGACCGACAGGCGTGCTGTTGCGACCGGATCAGTGTTTGTCCGTCGCCGGCGCGATCGTGCGTGTCTTTGTTCGTCATGGTGATCGGACCGATCGAAAGAAAGCCCGTTTAAAGTATGTCCTTGACGATTGGGGCTTCGACAAATTTATCGCCGCGGTCGAAGAGCAACTCGGGATGGAGTTGCCACGATTCGACGACAGCTTAGTTGAACAATCGAATGTCGAAGACCGTCTGGCTCACATCGGATTCCACCGACAAGCTCAACCTGGAAAGCAATACGTCGGTGTTGTCTTGCCGGTCGGTCGTATCACCAGCGACCAGGCTCGCGGATTGGCCGCCATCGCGAACGATTACGGGAATGGCGAAATCCGTCTTACGGTTTGGCAAAACTTGCTGATTCCGTTCATCGATGACGCGGATGTGGAACGCGTTCAAGAAAGGCTGCTTGAATTGGGGCTCGACTATCGCGCCAGTCGATTTCGAGCGGGGCTGGTGGCGTGCACCGGCAGTGGCGGATGCAAGTTCGCGGCCGCAGAAACCAAGACACACGCGATGCAGATTGCAGACCACTTGCAGTCACAATTCGATTTGGAATCGCCAATTAACATTCACCTGACCGGCTGTCACCACAGCTGCGCACAGCATTACATCGGCGACCTCGGATTGCTCGGATGCAAGGTCGAAAAGGGTGATGACATGGTTGATGGATACCATGTTCATGTCGGGGGCGGATGGGGGCAACGTCAAGGAATTGCCCGGCTGCTTTTTGAATCGGTCGCTTTCGATGAAGTTCCCGATCTCCTTGCCGGGATCATTCGGGGTTACCTCGACAACCGCGATCAGGGTGAATCGTTTATCGAGTTTGCGACCCGAAAAACGGACGACGAACTGAAATCCCTCGTTGCCGTGACTGCTTAA
- a CDS encoding GAF domain-containing protein: MSTTSTESPTSFLIDIVVIDHVDGDLHLLPKPGAFEQSTAFEHAICETRETGLPAIISSTEEDDHVVLSVPIYCNGEIKTIVCFIGSGRDQDCGVMEVWQPIGVFDELSMTKGYFGALERFQNVSSFVRFEKGSGLPGQVWRNASFVIHDHLPSHSGFLRAAGASAEALEVAVGIPVIGDEFLASVLLISSSAAPLAKGFEVWRVAGDEVFLESSAYQAIDDSRRLHPETKLPMSETLAGRVIESGTALVTDDASLICRGRNASDPGCDKAFAMPFFEGDRVTNVLVMLL; the protein is encoded by the coding sequence ATGAGTACGACATCAACCGAATCACCCACCAGTTTCCTAATCGATATCGTGGTCATCGATCACGTCGATGGTGATCTGCATCTGCTTCCTAAACCGGGCGCGTTTGAACAGTCAACCGCATTCGAACACGCCATCTGCGAAACTCGGGAGACCGGGCTACCGGCCATCATTTCGTCGACCGAAGAGGACGACCATGTCGTTCTTTCGGTTCCGATCTACTGCAATGGCGAGATCAAAACCATCGTCTGTTTCATCGGATCAGGCCGTGACCAAGACTGCGGCGTCATGGAGGTCTGGCAACCGATCGGAGTTTTCGATGAATTGAGCATGACGAAAGGATACTTTGGCGCACTCGAACGGTTTCAAAACGTCAGTTCATTCGTTCGCTTTGAAAAAGGTTCGGGGCTCCCCGGGCAAGTTTGGCGCAACGCGAGCTTCGTCATTCACGATCACTTGCCATCACATTCCGGATTTTTGCGTGCCGCCGGGGCTTCGGCCGAGGCTTTGGAAGTGGCCGTTGGGATTCCCGTGATCGGCGATGAATTCTTGGCTTCGGTTTTATTGATCAGTTCCAGTGCCGCGCCTTTGGCGAAGGGATTTGAAGTGTGGCGTGTTGCCGGAGACGAAGTGTTTCTGGAGTCGTCGGCTTATCAAGCGATCGACGATTCACGGCGGCTTCATCCCGAAACGAAACTCCCGATGTCAGAAACTTTGGCGGGACGCGTCATCGAATCGGGGACTGCCCTGGTGACCGATGACGCCTCGTTGATTTGCCGCGGACGAAATGCGTCCGATCCAGGTTGTGACAAGGCATTCGCGATGCCGTTTTTCGAAGGCGACCGCGTGACCAATGTCCTCGTCATGTTGCTTTAG